A window from Pokkaliibacter sp. MBI-7 encodes these proteins:
- a CDS encoding fatty acid--CoA ligase → MGVKLIPPAQAAQHFPLLIKQLFLSAGRYQPDNQIVYRDQQSFSYRQFRLRVQQLAAVLRAAGVKEGDTVAVMDWDSHRYLECYFAVPMLGAVLHHVNIRLSPEQIHYTMAHAEDRFVLVHDDFIPIAQALLPRLPLVQACIRLSDSGDYQGDVAFIGEYEQLLAAAEPLTEFPDFSEDAIATTFYTTGTTGNPKGVFFSHRQLVLHTLNMVGTLGAYNGIDLLRSESVYMPITPMFHVHAWGTPYAATVLNCKQIYPGRYEPNMLVDLVVRHQVTVSHCVPTILQMLLSCERCKDIDFKGWKVLIGGSALPRGLARAAMERGIDISSAYGMSETCPLLTVTHLTKEQRELPLEQQLDYRTLTGKPVNLVDLQIASPMGDLLDHDGEQLGEIVVHCPWLTQGYYKEESKSEELWANGWLHTGDVASIHADGFIEIKDRLKDVIKTGGEWLSSLELENFISQHTGVAAVAVVGIADSKWGERPLALVVKSDDTLDDAALRSHLQEFVTLGKLSKWGIPDHFEFVADIPKTSVGKINKKQIRELFGH, encoded by the coding sequence ATGGGTGTAAAACTGATTCCACCTGCCCAGGCTGCGCAACATTTTCCATTACTGATCAAACAGTTATTCCTTTCCGCAGGACGTTACCAGCCAGACAACCAGATCGTCTATCGAGATCAGCAGAGTTTCAGCTATCGCCAGTTTCGCCTGCGGGTCCAGCAACTGGCAGCGGTGCTACGCGCCGCCGGGGTAAAAGAAGGCGATACCGTGGCAGTGATGGACTGGGATAGCCATCGGTATCTGGAGTGCTATTTTGCCGTACCGATGCTGGGCGCCGTACTGCACCACGTCAATATCCGCCTCTCTCCTGAACAGATTCACTACACCATGGCTCATGCCGAAGACCGTTTTGTGCTGGTGCATGATGACTTTATTCCCATCGCCCAGGCGCTGCTGCCCCGCTTGCCGCTGGTGCAGGCATGCATTCGCCTGAGTGACAGCGGTGACTATCAGGGTGACGTTGCGTTTATTGGCGAATACGAACAGCTGCTGGCAGCAGCCGAACCGCTGACCGAGTTTCCCGATTTTTCCGAAGATGCCATCGCAACCACGTTCTATACCACCGGCACGACCGGCAACCCCAAAGGGGTGTTCTTCAGCCATCGGCAACTGGTGCTGCACACGCTCAATATGGTGGGTACGCTGGGCGCGTACAACGGCATTGACCTGTTGCGCTCGGAATCGGTGTACATGCCGATTACGCCGATGTTCCATGTCCATGCCTGGGGCACACCCTATGCCGCTACCGTACTGAACTGCAAACAGATCTATCCTGGCCGCTATGAACCCAACATGCTGGTGGATCTGGTGGTCAGACATCAGGTCACTGTATCCCACTGCGTACCGACCATCCTGCAGATGCTGCTGAGCTGCGAGCGCTGTAAAGACATCGACTTCAAGGGCTGGAAAGTATTGATCGGTGGCAGTGCGCTGCCTCGCGGACTGGCCAGAGCGGCGATGGAACGAGGTATCGATATCAGCTCCGCCTACGGCATGTCAGAAACCTGCCCCCTGCTGACCGTCACCCATCTCACCAAGGAGCAGCGCGAGTTACCGCTGGAGCAACAACTGGATTACCGCACTCTGACAGGCAAACCAGTCAATCTGGTCGATCTGCAGATAGCCAGCCCCATGGGCGATCTGCTTGATCACGATGGAGAACAGCTGGGTGAGATTGTGGTGCACTGCCCCTGGCTGACTCAGGGCTACTACAAGGAAGAAAGCAAAAGCGAAGAGTTGTGGGCCAACGGCTGGCTGCATACAGGCGACGTAGCTTCCATCCATGCCGATGGTTTTATCGAGATCAAGGATCGTCTGAAGGATGTCATCAAGACTGGAGGAGAATGGCTGTCTTCACTTGAACTGGAGAACTTTATCAGTCAGCACACAGGCGTCGCTGCCGTAGCAGTGGTGGGGATCGCTGACAGCAAGTGGGGTGAACGCCCACTGGCACTGGTGGTGAAAAGCGATGACACACTGGATGACGCCGCCTTGCGCAGCCATCTTCAGGAATTTGTCACCCTGGGCAAACTGAGCAAGTGGGGCATACCCGATCACTTCGAGTTTGTTGCTGATATCCCCAAAACCAGCGTCGGCAAGATCAACAAGAAACAGATTCGCGAGCTGTTTGGCCATTAA
- a CDS encoding DUF4198 domain-containing protein, with translation MKKTFLVSTLALAMGLVTMQAQAHSRWILPLQPIVSGDESEWVSFDVSASNTLFQADKPARLEGMVALMPDGSQGVAVEGYTDKRRSVFSYELTQPGTYKFEQTNEGYMVMRERPQGAEPPKAEGDKPQGEGKPGMGPQGPGRGMRADTLEALLAQLPDDGKPRHIVHSLSRVETFVTRGKPTDAALKPTNKGIEMVPLTHPADLFTGEPATFQFLLNGKPAADLAVELTPGGTAYRNERLTQSLKTDGEGKVKVEWPMAGPYLVEVEDEVKLSEGKVNSERYGYFATLVVQPQ, from the coding sequence ATGAAAAAGACGTTTTTGGTTTCGACGCTGGCCCTGGCTATGGGTCTGGTGACAATGCAGGCTCAGGCCCACAGCCGCTGGATTCTGCCATTGCAGCCTATTGTCAGTGGCGATGAAAGTGAGTGGGTCTCTTTCGATGTGTCGGCGTCGAACACCCTTTTTCAGGCAGATAAGCCAGCCCGGCTGGAGGGCATGGTGGCGTTGATGCCTGACGGCAGCCAGGGCGTTGCGGTAGAAGGCTACACCGATAAGCGCCGTAGCGTATTCAGCTACGAGCTGACGCAGCCCGGTACCTACAAGTTTGAACAGACAAACGAAGGTTACATGGTGATGCGCGAGCGTCCGCAGGGAGCAGAGCCACCCAAAGCGGAAGGAGATAAGCCACAGGGCGAGGGCAAGCCCGGCATGGGGCCACAGGGGCCGGGACGTGGTATGCGTGCCGACACGCTGGAAGCCCTGCTGGCGCAGCTGCCGGATGACGGCAAACCCAGGCACATCGTCCATTCACTGTCGCGGGTGGAAACCTTCGTTACCCGCGGCAAGCCGACCGATGCGGCACTGAAGCCTACCAATAAAGGTATTGAGATGGTGCCCCTGACCCATCCGGCAGACCTGTTCACGGGCGAGCCAGCTACCTTCCAGTTTCTGCTGAATGGTAAGCCAGCCGCGGATCTGGCGGTTGAACTGACGCCAGGAGGGACGGCCTACCGCAATGAACGCCTGACCCAGTCACTGAAAACGGATGGCGAAGGCAAGGTCAAGGTAGAGTGGCCGATGGCAGGGCCCTATCTGGTAGAAGTGGAAGATGAAGTAAAACTGTCAGAAGGTAAGGTCAATAGCGAGCGCTATGGTTATTTCGCCACGCTGGTGGTGCAGCCGCAGTAA
- a CDS encoding DUF2271 domain-containing protein, with amino-acid sequence MKYFVAAPLLLAAVASQAADLRVEFVVPAMKVAEYHRPYVAVWIENDQRQAVNTLAVWHEQGKKDKWLKVLSQWWRRVGRDLDGPIDGVSGATRLPGTYQLQWQGVDQQGQALPAGQYTLSLEVVREVGDRELQRVSFDWPPAEAHTEQLQGKTELGQVTLQLTP; translated from the coding sequence ATGAAGTACTTCGTTGCTGCGCCTTTGCTGCTGGCTGCGGTTGCCAGTCAGGCCGCTGATCTGCGCGTTGAGTTTGTCGTACCTGCAATGAAGGTTGCGGAATATCACCGGCCCTATGTGGCGGTATGGATCGAAAACGATCAGCGTCAGGCGGTGAACACCCTGGCGGTGTGGCATGAACAGGGCAAGAAAGACAAGTGGCTGAAAGTTCTCAGCCAGTGGTGGCGGCGCGTCGGGCGTGATCTGGATGGCCCCATTGATGGAGTCTCCGGTGCCACCCGCTTGCCCGGTACCTACCAGCTGCAGTGGCAGGGTGTTGATCAGCAGGGACAGGCACTGCCAGCTGGCCAGTACACGCTGTCGCTGGAGGTGGTGCGTGAAGTGGGTGACCGGGAGTTGCAGCGCGTCAGCTTTGACTGGCCACCCGCTGAGGCACATACCGAGCAGCTGCAGGGCAAAACGGAACTCGGTCAGGTGACGCTGCAGCTGACACCCTGA
- a CDS encoding PepSY-associated TM helix domain-containing protein: protein MLKGKVLRAVKSVHWISSALALACLLLFSITGVTLNHPDWFDADPTQAEQRLQLPEGLQQQLVTAVAAGQWISVQPVLLQWLSGQGLAGTPQRLEAVDSELHLDYQRPGGYRQISIYLDEGVVEAEEESRGLVAILNDLHKGRHAGAWWSALIDLTAVIILVFSVSGLVLLYHFASQRGSTWPLVAVGCAIPLLIYLVAVP from the coding sequence GTGCTTAAAGGCAAGGTGTTGCGCGCGGTGAAGTCCGTGCATTGGATCAGTTCGGCGCTGGCATTGGCCTGTCTGTTGTTGTTCAGCATCACGGGAGTCACCCTCAACCATCCTGACTGGTTTGATGCGGACCCTACGCAAGCAGAGCAGCGATTGCAGTTACCAGAGGGTCTCCAGCAGCAGCTGGTGACTGCAGTGGCTGCCGGGCAGTGGATCAGTGTCCAGCCTGTACTGCTGCAATGGTTATCTGGCCAGGGTCTGGCTGGCACCCCGCAGCGTCTGGAGGCGGTGGATAGTGAGCTGCATCTGGATTACCAGCGCCCGGGTGGGTATCGCCAGATCAGCATCTATCTCGATGAGGGGGTGGTGGAGGCCGAAGAGGAAAGCCGTGGGCTGGTGGCGATTCTCAATGATCTGCACAAGGGCCGCCATGCGGGTGCCTGGTGGAGTGCTCTGATCGATCTGACGGCAGTGATCATTCTGGTGTTTTCCGTCAGTGGCCTGGTGCTGCTGTATCACTTTGCCAGTCAGCGCGGGTCAACATGGCCGCTGGTAGCCGTGGGCTGCGCCATTCCGTTGCTGATATATCTGGTGGCGGTGCCGTAA
- a CDS encoding TonB-dependent siderophore receptor, with amino-acid sequence MASGGITSTQHKTLLTTAVGLALTSSTLLAHADDNSLQLPVVSIEGNQVEEGYKVEKAASPKYTQPLLDTGKTITVIPEEVIKEQGATTLRDVLRNVTGISIQAGEGGTPAGDNMSIRGFNARTDIYVDGVRDLGTYTRDSFNLEQVEVAKGPSSSMSGRGSTGGSINLVSKAPRLDSFTTASVGLGTDEYKRATIDTNQSIGSNSAIRLNVMGYDADTAGRNEVYNSRWGVAPSVAFGLETNTRVTVSYQHIQEDNMPDYGIPWVPTTNTALASYADKAPPVNFDNFYGLVERDYEDIISDSLKIAAEHDFNDNVTLRNQFTYTRSDRDSIISTPRFNADGSTDIKRELKGRDQVDSIFDNQTDLTLHFATGQVKHDLVTGIQLTREKEETITRNVSSSSALTDLYHPNPYDSYSAVPERTPANVGVTNTQSLYVNDTLHLNPQWQVNGGLRLDHSDTDYTVKTASRTVPLGTYSNNETTLSYQAGVNYKPRENGSIYLSYGNSFNPSAEGLALSDATKDLEPEKNRSYELGTKWELLDSKLLLSAAVFRTEKTNARETDPDDSTLYVMNGKQRVQGLELGAVGQITPQWQVIASYTYMKSKVVSSADEDIVGHELSNTPRNSFSLWSDYDAGYGIKVGAGAQYVDDRYNSTANLRIAPSYTLYDATVSYAVNPDVTLRLNLHNITDEDYIDSVGGGHFVPGTGRYATLTADVSF; translated from the coding sequence ATGGCATCCGGCGGTATCACTTCTACTCAGCACAAAACCCTGCTGACCACAGCAGTGGGATTGGCTCTCACCTCATCAACCCTGCTGGCTCATGCCGATGACAACAGTCTGCAACTGCCTGTGGTCAGTATCGAAGGCAATCAGGTTGAAGAAGGTTACAAAGTAGAGAAGGCGGCTTCTCCCAAGTACACCCAGCCGCTGCTGGATACCGGCAAAACCATTACCGTCATTCCTGAGGAAGTGATCAAAGAACAGGGCGCCACCACGCTGCGCGATGTGCTGCGCAACGTCACCGGCATCAGTATTCAGGCAGGTGAAGGGGGAACACCTGCTGGCGACAACATGAGCATTCGTGGTTTCAATGCCCGCACTGATATCTACGTGGATGGCGTACGCGACCTGGGTACTTACACCCGTGACTCTTTCAATCTGGAGCAGGTTGAAGTGGCCAAGGGTCCGTCATCATCCATGAGCGGACGCGGCTCGACCGGCGGCTCCATCAATCTGGTCTCCAAGGCACCACGTCTGGACAGTTTCACCACTGCCAGCGTCGGTCTGGGCACAGACGAATACAAACGCGCCACCATCGATACCAACCAGAGCATTGGCAGTAACAGTGCTATCCGTCTCAATGTGATGGGCTACGATGCCGATACGGCTGGCCGGAATGAGGTCTACAACTCGCGCTGGGGGGTCGCGCCCTCCGTTGCCTTTGGCCTGGAAACCAATACCCGTGTGACCGTCAGCTATCAGCACATTCAGGAAGACAACATGCCGGATTACGGCATCCCCTGGGTTCCTACCACCAATACCGCACTAGCAAGCTATGCTGACAAGGCGCCACCGGTGAATTTCGACAATTTCTATGGTCTGGTCGAGCGTGACTACGAAGACATTATCAGCGACAGCCTGAAAATAGCTGCCGAACATGACTTCAATGACAACGTCACCCTGCGCAACCAGTTCACCTATACCCGCAGTGATCGTGACTCCATCATCAGCACGCCGCGCTTTAACGCTGATGGCAGCACCGATATCAAGCGAGAACTCAAAGGTCGCGATCAGGTCGACTCGATTTTTGACAATCAGACCGATCTGACCCTGCACTTTGCCACCGGTCAGGTGAAACACGATCTGGTGACCGGTATCCAGCTGACACGCGAGAAAGAAGAAACCATCACCCGTAACGTCAGCAGCAGTTCCGCACTGACTGACCTGTACCATCCCAATCCCTACGACAGCTACAGCGCCGTGCCGGAACGCACGCCAGCCAACGTCGGGGTGACCAATACTCAGTCGCTGTATGTCAACGACACTCTGCATCTGAATCCGCAGTGGCAAGTCAATGGCGGTTTGCGTCTGGATCATTCAGACACCGACTACACCGTGAAAACGGCCTCTCGTACCGTACCGCTCGGCACCTATAGCAATAACGAAACCACCCTGAGCTATCAGGCTGGTGTGAATTACAAGCCACGGGAAAACGGCAGCATTTACCTGTCCTACGGCAACTCGTTCAATCCTTCAGCCGAAGGTCTGGCGTTAAGTGATGCCACCAAGGATCTGGAGCCAGAAAAGAACCGCAGCTATGAGCTGGGTACCAAGTGGGAACTGCTGGACAGCAAACTGCTGTTGAGCGCAGCGGTCTTCCGTACCGAGAAGACCAACGCACGGGAAACCGATCCCGATGACAGCACCCTGTACGTCATGAATGGCAAGCAGCGTGTGCAGGGCCTGGAGCTGGGTGCCGTAGGCCAGATCACGCCTCAGTGGCAAGTGATCGCCAGCTACACCTACATGAAGAGCAAAGTGGTCAGTTCCGCAGACGAGGACATCGTCGGCCATGAGCTGAGCAATACCCCCCGTAACTCGTTCAGCCTGTGGAGTGACTACGACGCAGGCTACGGCATCAAAGTCGGCGCAGGTGCGCAGTATGTGGATGATCGCTACAACAGCACCGCCAACCTGCGTATTGCACCGTCCTACACCCTGTATGACGCGACCGTCTCCTATGCCGTCAATCCTGATGTTACCCTGCGTCTGAATCTGCATAACATCACAGACGAAGACTACATTGACAGCGTAGGTGGCGGACACTTTGTGCCCGGCACCGGGCGTTACGCCACCCTGACGGCAGATGTATCCTTCTGA
- a CDS encoding Fe2+-dependent dioxygenase yields the protein MLLPIPDVLTRDQVNECRKIMQDAHWIDGKVTAGHQSAKAKHNLQLAENSDAARYMGEMITTALATNLLFMAAGLPGKIFPPLFNCYQGGQSFGTHVDNAIRRIPGTPERIRTDLSCTLFLSDPDEYEGGELVVEDTYGTHQVKLPAGHMILYPSTSLHHVTAVTRGARLASFFWLQSMIRQDNRRSLLFDLDMSIQQLTQATPEHPALIQLTGVYHNLLREWAEV from the coding sequence ATGTTGCTTCCCATTCCCGATGTGCTGACCCGGGATCAGGTCAACGAATGCCGCAAGATCATGCAGGACGCTCACTGGATTGATGGCAAGGTCACTGCGGGCCACCAGTCGGCCAAAGCCAAGCACAATCTGCAACTGGCCGAAAACAGTGACGCTGCACGCTACATGGGGGAAATGATTACTACCGCTCTGGCCACCAATTTGCTGTTCATGGCGGCAGGCTTGCCAGGCAAGATCTTCCCACCGCTGTTTAACTGCTATCAGGGTGGGCAGTCCTTTGGCACCCATGTCGACAATGCCATTCGCCGTATTCCCGGCACGCCAGAGCGCATCCGTACAGACCTGTCCTGTACGCTGTTTTTGTCCGATCCCGATGAGTACGAAGGCGGCGAGCTGGTAGTCGAGGATACCTATGGCACGCATCAGGTAAAGCTGCCAGCCGGGCACATGATTCTCTACCCTTCAACCAGCCTTCATCACGTCACAGCCGTTACCCGGGGAGCGCGTCTGGCGTCGTTCTTCTGGCTGCAAAGCATGATTCGTCAGGACAACCGCCGCAGTCTGCTGTTTGATCTGGACATGTCGATCCAGCAACTTACTCAGGCTACCCCCGAGCACCCGGCCCTGATTCAGCTGACCGGCGTGTATCACAACCTGCTGCGCGAATGGGCCGAGGTCTGA
- a CDS encoding Maf family protein — protein MKLILASQSPRRRELLTQIGAEFTVQVADIDETPLVGEDPAAYVERLAIEKAQAVARLQGDDVAVLGSDTTVVLDGEILGKPLDQADAVRTLVNLGGRGHQVLTAIAIVTAGQVFSRVVSTDVSMMPISVAQAEAYWMTGEPADKAGSYGIQGKGGVLVAGVRGSYSAVVGLPLHETALLLAEAGVPTWLTQAT, from the coding sequence ATGAAATTGATTCTGGCCTCCCAGTCTCCACGTCGTCGTGAACTGCTAACCCAGATAGGTGCAGAGTTCACCGTGCAGGTGGCCGATATTGATGAAACTCCTCTGGTTGGTGAAGACCCAGCCGCTTATGTGGAACGTCTGGCTATTGAAAAGGCGCAGGCTGTAGCCCGGTTGCAGGGTGATGATGTCGCGGTACTGGGATCTGATACGACGGTCGTTCTGGATGGCGAGATTCTTGGCAAACCGCTGGATCAGGCCGACGCAGTCCGTACGCTGGTTAATCTGGGTGGGCGCGGGCATCAGGTGCTGACGGCGATCGCCATCGTGACAGCGGGGCAGGTATTTAGCCGGGTTGTCTCCACCGATGTCAGCATGATGCCGATCTCAGTTGCACAGGCAGAGGCCTATTGGATGACGGGGGAGCCTGCCGATAAAGCCGGGAGCTATGGTATTCAGGGCAAAGGTGGCGTGCTGGTGGCGGGGGTGCGTGGCAGCTATTCAGCGGTCGTAGGGCTGCCTCTGCATGAAACTGCGTTGCTGTTAGCTGAAGCGGGCGTCCCTACCTGGCTGACTCAGGCGACCTGA
- the mreD gene encoding rod shape-determining protein MreD: MRQGPKGGWLILLSLLLAFMLSAIPLPEMLQWGRPEWVAMALIYWVMALPERVGVKTAWICGLLLDLLQSSPLGANAIGLTVVAYLTTLLHQRLRNFPLIQQSFVVLMLIGILQMVRHWLQQWQGGAAESLIFMLPSLISALLWPWWFVVHRDLRRIFVS, translated from the coding sequence ATGAGGCAGGGCCCCAAGGGTGGCTGGCTGATTCTGCTGTCGTTGTTGTTGGCCTTCATGCTCAGTGCTATTCCACTACCAGAAATGCTGCAGTGGGGGCGGCCCGAATGGGTTGCCATGGCGCTGATCTACTGGGTCATGGCATTGCCAGAGCGTGTGGGTGTCAAGACCGCATGGATATGTGGGTTGCTTCTGGATCTGCTGCAGTCCAGCCCGTTGGGGGCCAACGCTATTGGGCTGACGGTGGTGGCGTATCTCACTACTCTGCTGCATCAGCGCCTGCGTAACTTCCCGCTGATTCAGCAATCCTTCGTGGTGCTCATGCTGATTGGCATTTTGCAAATGGTGCGGCACTGGCTGCAGCAGTGGCAGGGTGGTGCCGCAGAGTCATTGATCTTTATGTTGCCCAGTCTGATCAGCGCCTTGCTATGGCCCTGGTGGTTTGTCGTGCACAGGGATCTGCGCCGTATTTTTGTCAGCTGA
- the mreC gene encoding rod shape-determining protein MreC — protein sequence MRSIFRSSSSKWWFWVLVCLSLSLLVADRYWSGMSQVRSWLTVFTAPLQWVVDVPNQVWSAADRTLANREQLQQDNDRLRTQVLFLERQVQKMASTTAENIRLRELLNASQRLDERVLLADLIGVNPDPFQHQIVLNKGSNDNVYVGQAVLDAGGIMGQVVEVGPYTSRVLLITDAAHAIPVQVNRNGLRAIAFGEGVPGVLSLEHVPDTADITKGDLLISSGLGGRFPYGYPVGEVTEVIHDPGEPFALVKVKPSAQLDRSRHVLLLFPSPQPLVDPATVPAEGADAQAGSVPAPASNAAANTGTSTPQKPAATAAPAPSPDARKPDNKPKPAAGNAHTSAATPAAKKVATP from the coding sequence GTGCGTTCGATTTTCCGTAGTTCTTCTTCCAAGTGGTGGTTCTGGGTTTTGGTGTGCCTGTCGCTATCTCTGCTGGTGGCTGATCGCTACTGGTCGGGGATGTCGCAGGTACGCTCCTGGCTCACCGTCTTCACCGCCCCTCTTCAATGGGTGGTCGATGTCCCTAATCAGGTCTGGAGTGCTGCTGACCGAACGCTCGCCAACCGCGAGCAGTTGCAGCAGGACAATGATCGTCTGCGTACTCAGGTGCTCTTCCTTGAGCGCCAGGTGCAGAAGATGGCCTCTACCACGGCAGAAAACATTCGCCTGCGTGAATTGCTCAACGCTTCCCAGCGTCTGGATGAGCGTGTGCTGCTGGCAGATCTCATCGGTGTTAATCCTGATCCTTTCCAGCATCAGATCGTCCTTAATAAGGGCAGTAACGACAACGTATACGTCGGTCAGGCTGTACTGGATGCGGGCGGTATTATGGGGCAGGTGGTTGAGGTTGGCCCCTACACCAGTCGGGTGCTGCTGATCACCGACGCAGCTCACGCCATTCCGGTGCAGGTCAATCGCAACGGTCTGCGTGCCATTGCCTTTGGGGAAGGGGTGCCGGGTGTGCTGAGTCTTGAGCATGTACCTGACACTGCAGATATTACCAAGGGTGACTTGCTGATCAGCTCCGGGCTGGGAGGGCGCTTCCCTTATGGTTATCCGGTCGGGGAGGTGACTGAAGTGATTCATGATCCGGGGGAGCCTTTTGCGCTGGTTAAAGTCAAACCCAGTGCACAGCTTGACCGTAGCCGCCATGTATTGCTGTTGTTCCCGTCGCCACAGCCGCTTGTTGATCCTGCTACCGTACCCGCTGAAGGCGCCGATGCTCAGGCTGGCTCCGTACCGGCTCCTGCCAGCAATGCTGCAGCCAACACAGGTACGAGTACACCGCAAAAGCCGGCCGCTACGGCCGCCCCTGCACCCTCACCGGATGCCAGGAAACCAGACAACAAACCCAAGCCTGCTGCAGGGAATGCGCACACCAGTGCTGCCACCCCTGCTGCTAAAAAGGTAGCGACCCCATGA
- a CDS encoding rod shape-determining protein, translated as MFKRIRGLFSSDLSIDLGTANTLIYVRNKDIVLNEPSVVAIRQVGNQKQVAAVGLDAKRMLGRTPGNITAIRPMKDGVIADFHVTEKMLQHFINKVHENSFITPSPRVLVCVPCKSTQVERRAIKESALGAGAREVYLIDEPMAAAIGAGLPVDEATGSMVVDIGGGTTEIAILSLNGIVYAESVRVGGDRFDESISTYVRRNYGSLIGDATAERIKQEVGCAYPSAEIREIDVRGRNLSEGIPRSFTLNSNEILEALQDPLSTIVQAVKTALEQCPPELASDIAESGIVITGGGALLRDIDKLISEETGLPVIIADDPLTCVARGGGRALEMLDSRGFELLSSE; from the coding sequence ATGTTCAAACGAATCCGTGGACTGTTCTCAAGCGATCTATCCATTGACCTGGGAACGGCCAATACCCTGATTTATGTCCGCAACAAGGACATCGTACTCAACGAGCCATCAGTGGTGGCCATTCGTCAAGTGGGCAACCAGAAGCAGGTCGCGGCGGTCGGTCTTGATGCTAAGCGTATGCTGGGCAGAACTCCCGGTAACATCACTGCTATCCGGCCAATGAAAGACGGCGTTATTGCTGACTTCCATGTCACCGAAAAAATGCTCCAGCACTTCATTAACAAAGTGCATGAAAACTCCTTCATTACTCCCAGCCCACGTGTGCTGGTCTGTGTGCCCTGCAAGTCTACCCAGGTTGAGCGTCGTGCGATCAAAGAGTCGGCACTGGGTGCGGGTGCGCGTGAGGTCTATCTGATTGATGAACCCATGGCGGCGGCCATTGGTGCAGGTTTGCCAGTAGATGAAGCAACCGGTTCGATGGTGGTGGATATCGGTGGTGGTACTACCGAAATCGCTATCCTGTCATTGAACGGTATCGTGTATGCCGAGTCTGTGCGTGTGGGTGGTGACCGTTTTGACGAATCCATTTCGACCTATGTACGTCGCAACTACGGCAGCCTGATTGGTGATGCTACGGCTGAGCGTATCAAGCAGGAAGTGGGCTGTGCCTATCCCTCTGCTGAAATCCGTGAAATCGATGTGCGTGGTCGCAATCTGTCAGAAGGTATCCCGCGCAGCTTCACGCTGAACTCCAACGAAATTCTGGAAGCGCTACAAGATCCGCTGTCTACCATTGTGCAGGCAGTTAAAACTGCACTGGAGCAGTGTCCGCCTGAACTGGCCTCCGATATCGCCGAAAGCGGTATCGTGATCACTGGTGGTGGTGCCTTGTTGCGTGATATCGACAAACTGATCAGTGAGGAAACCGGTTTGCCGGTCATCATCGCTGATGATCCTCTGACTTGTGTGGCCCGTGGTGGTGGTCGTGCACTGGAGATGTTGGACAGCCGCGGTTTTGAGCTGTTGTCATCCGAATAA
- the gatC gene encoding Asp-tRNA(Asn)/Glu-tRNA(Gln) amidotransferase subunit GatC: MALQQSDVEKIAHLARLQLEESSVEGYVRNLSNILALVDQMQAVNTDNVEPLANPLDAVQRLRPDAVTEENQRDKLQANAPAQERGLFLVPKVIE, translated from the coding sequence ATGGCACTTCAGCAATCCGACGTAGAAAAAATTGCACACCTGGCCCGACTGCAACTGGAAGAGTCCAGTGTTGAGGGATACGTGCGCAATCTTTCCAATATTCTCGCTCTGGTCGATCAGATGCAGGCGGTGAATACCGACAATGTCGAGCCATTGGCCAACCCCCTGGACGCCGTTCAACGTCTGCGTCCTGACGCCGTAACCGAGGAAAATCAGCGCGACAAGCTGCAGGCTAATGCCCCTGCGCAGGAGCGCGGACTGTTCCTGGTGCCCAAGGTCATCGAGTAA